The following are encoded in a window of Amaranthus tricolor cultivar Red isolate AtriRed21 chromosome 2, ASM2621246v1, whole genome shotgun sequence genomic DNA:
- the LOC130806543 gene encoding ubiquitin carboxyl-terminal hydrolase 17-like — translation MFCSCYANAVLQCLAYTRPLTMYLLQGLHSKECWKEKWCFVCEFEHLMLKGKEGYTPLSPIRILSNITHLGHGREEDAHEFLRYAVDSMQSVCVELAGLAGSVAEESTLVGMTFVGYLHSKV, via the exons ATGTTTTGCAGTTGCTATGCAAATGCTGTGCTCCAATGCCTTGCTTACACTCGGCCCTTGACAATGTATCTCCTTCAAGGACTTCATTCTAAAGAAT GCTGGAAGGAAAAATGGTGTTTTGTTTGTGAGTTTGAACATCTTATGCTAAAGGGAAAGGAAGGTTACACTCCACTATCCCCCATTCGAATCCTCTCTAACATTACTCATCTTGGTCATGGAAGAGAAGAAGATGCCCATGAGTTTTTGAG GTATGCTGTTGATTCTATGCAGTCGGTTTGTGTTGAGCTGGCTGGACTTGCAGGTTCAGTGGCTGAAGAAAGCACTCTCGTTGGCATGACATTTGTAGGCTATCTTCATTCTAAGGTCTGA